Proteins found in one Allorhizobium pseudoryzae genomic segment:
- the ilvA gene encoding threonine ammonia-lyase gives MTTQAVDEAMLAMREIFPETPLQLNEHLSRRFGADVWLKREDLSPVRSYKIRGAFNFFRKTIADGGDDRVFVCASAGNHAQGFAFVCRHFKVHGVVFMPVTTPQQKIDKTRMFGGEYITIRLVGDIFDQCYAAARAHVEEIDGAMVPPFDHADIIEGQATVAAEIRAQLPEGVTPDLVIMPVGGGGLSSGMTGYLARDLPDNAFLMVEPAGAPSLKRSLEAGQAVTLSKVDNFVDGAAVARIGDLNFEALKRFSPAQVMAVPENAICVTITEMLNIEGVVLEPAGALSLTALAALHPETVRGKTIVAIVSGGNFDFERLPDVKERAMRYAGLKKYFILRLAQRPGALRDFLNLLGPDDDIARFEYLKKSARNFGSILIGIETRRPENFADLLQRFEEAGLGYQDITENEILANLII, from the coding sequence ATGACGACGCAAGCTGTGGATGAGGCAATGCTGGCCATGCGGGAGATTTTCCCGGAAACGCCACTGCAGTTGAACGAACATCTGAGCCGCCGGTTCGGCGCCGACGTCTGGCTGAAGCGTGAGGATCTGTCGCCGGTGCGCTCCTACAAGATCCGCGGCGCCTTCAATTTCTTTCGCAAGACGATCGCCGACGGCGGAGACGACCGGGTGTTCGTCTGCGCCTCCGCCGGCAATCACGCGCAGGGTTTTGCCTTCGTGTGCCGGCATTTCAAGGTGCACGGCGTGGTCTTCATGCCGGTCACGACCCCGCAGCAGAAGATCGACAAGACGCGCATGTTCGGGGGCGAATACATCACCATCCGCCTCGTGGGCGATATTTTCGACCAGTGCTATGCCGCCGCGCGGGCGCATGTGGAGGAGATCGACGGCGCCATGGTGCCACCCTTCGACCATGCCGACATCATCGAGGGCCAGGCGACGGTCGCGGCGGAGATCCGGGCACAGTTGCCCGAAGGCGTGACGCCCGATCTGGTGATCATGCCCGTCGGCGGGGGCGGCCTCTCCTCCGGCATGACCGGATATCTCGCAAGGGATTTGCCGGATAATGCCTTCCTGATGGTCGAGCCCGCCGGCGCGCCGAGCCTGAAACGAAGCCTTGAGGCGGGACAGGCCGTGACGTTGTCCAAGGTCGACAACTTCGTCGATGGCGCCGCGGTTGCCCGCATCGGCGACCTCAATTTCGAAGCCCTCAAGCGCTTTTCTCCGGCGCAGGTGATGGCGGTGCCGGAAAACGCGATCTGCGTCACCATCACCGAGATGCTGAATATCGAGGGCGTGGTGTTGGAGCCGGCCGGTGCGCTGTCCCTGACGGCGCTGGCAGCGCTCCACCCGGAGACGGTGCGCGGCAAGACGATCGTCGCGATCGTGTCCGGCGGCAATTTCGATTTCGAGCGTCTGCCGGACGTCAAGGAGCGCGCCATGCGCTATGCGGGTCTGAAGAAATATTTCATCCTGCGGCTGGCCCAGCGTCCGGGAGCGCTGCGCGATTTCCTCAATCTTCTGGGCCCGGACGATGATATCGCCCGCTTCGAGTACCTGAAGAAATCCGCCCGCAATTTCGGTTCGATCCTGATTGGCATCGAGACCAGGCGTCCCGAAAACTTTGCCGATCTGCTGCAGCGTTTCGAGGAGGCAGGCCTCGGCTACCAGGACATCACCGAAAACGAGATCCTTGCGAACTTGATCATCTGA
- the wrbA gene encoding NAD(P)H:quinone oxidoreductase — translation MAKVLVLYHSTYGHIETMAYAVAEGAKAEGADVTVMRVPELVPDEVAKASHYKMDQAAPVAKVDDLLEYDAIIVGAGTRFGTMASQMRNFWDQTGGLWFQGKLIGKVGSAFTSTATQHGGQESTILSFIPTFLHHGMVVAGLPYSFQGQMGTEEVKGSSPYGASTITNGDGSRQPSAIELDGARFQGAHVAKIAAKLAG, via the coding sequence ATGGCAAAGGTTCTGGTTCTTTATCATTCCACCTATGGACACATCGAGACGATGGCGTATGCGGTCGCTGAAGGTGCGAAAGCAGAAGGTGCAGACGTGACCGTCATGCGCGTTCCCGAGCTGGTACCGGACGAGGTTGCCAAGGCATCGCACTACAAGATGGACCAGGCGGCCCCGGTCGCAAAGGTGGATGACCTGCTGGAATACGATGCCATCATCGTCGGCGCCGGCACCCGTTTCGGCACGATGGCCTCGCAGATGCGCAATTTCTGGGATCAGACGGGCGGCCTCTGGTTCCAGGGCAAGCTGATCGGCAAGGTTGGTTCCGCCTTCACCTCGACGGCGACCCAGCATGGCGGCCAGGAATCGACGATCCTCTCCTTTATCCCGACCTTCCTGCACCACGGCATGGTCGTGGCGGGTCTGCCCTATTCGTTCCAGGGACAGATGGGCACGGAAGAAGTGAAGGGAAGTTCGCCGTACGGCGCCTCCACGATCACCAATGGCGACGGGTCCCGCCAGCCGTCCGCGATCGAACTGGACGGTGCGCGCTTCCAGGGCGCCCATGTGGCGAAGATCGCGGCCAAGCTCGCCGGTTGA
- a CDS encoding TrkH family potassium uptake protein: protein MNANLFRSSIYISGLCGLYLSAAMLIPALADLYYGNPDWRIFAFAAAMVGGLSLAASMATRGTPPVFNKRFGFFIVNLLWAVFSLIGAIPLYLSPIGLSFAQALFESVSAITTTGSTVLSGLDSMPPGILMWRSLLHWLGGIGIVALGLFVLPFLRVGGMSFFKMESSDTNDKPFAKIASFTRAFMAVYVGITVACTVSYDMLGMSHFDAVNHAMATVATGGFSTHDASFGYFQSLPLMWVGTFFMTLCSLPFSILILFAIRRRLDTLRDPQVAFFLGYLALFAVLAGLYNHLRNGVDISVAMTHSFFNISSILSTTGFASEDYTLWGPFLIVLAFFITFLGGCSGSTAGGIKAYRLVVIFNVIRAGAKRLIYPNAIYPVRYGNATVDPDVLRGIFLFVSLYVLLWAFGSLCMAMLGYDVITSISAVITCLSNVGPGIGDIIGPAGNFSTLSTPALCLLTLMMLLGRLEILTVLVLITPIFWRR from the coding sequence TTGAACGCGAACCTATTCCGCTCTTCGATCTACATTTCGGGGCTGTGCGGACTTTACCTTTCTGCCGCAATGTTGATTCCGGCGCTGGCCGATCTTTATTACGGCAATCCCGATTGGCGTATCTTTGCGTTTGCGGCTGCGATGGTGGGCGGCCTGTCGCTGGCGGCCTCCATGGCGACGCGCGGCACGCCGCCGGTGTTCAACAAGCGGTTCGGCTTTTTCATCGTCAACCTGCTGTGGGCCGTGTTCTCGCTCATCGGCGCCATCCCGCTCTATCTGTCGCCGATCGGCCTCAGCTTTGCGCAGGCCCTGTTTGAATCGGTCTCCGCCATCACCACGACGGGCTCAACGGTTTTGAGCGGCCTCGATTCCATGCCGCCCGGCATTTTGATGTGGCGCTCTCTGCTGCATTGGCTGGGCGGCATCGGGATCGTGGCGCTTGGCCTCTTCGTCCTCCCCTTCCTGCGGGTCGGCGGCATGTCCTTCTTCAAGATGGAATCGTCCGACACCAACGACAAGCCGTTTGCCAAGATCGCGAGCTTCACGCGCGCCTTCATGGCCGTCTATGTCGGCATCACGGTGGCGTGCACCGTCAGTTACGACATGTTGGGCATGAGCCATTTCGATGCCGTCAACCACGCCATGGCGACCGTCGCGACCGGCGGGTTTTCGACGCACGATGCCTCGTTCGGTTATTTCCAGAGCCTGCCGCTGATGTGGGTCGGCACCTTCTTCATGACCCTCTGCAGCCTGCCCTTTTCGATTCTCATCCTGTTTGCGATCCGCCGGCGACTGGATACGCTGCGCGATCCGCAGGTCGCCTTCTTTCTCGGTTACCTTGCCCTCTTCGCCGTTCTGGCCGGTCTTTACAATCACCTGAGAAACGGCGTCGATATTTCGGTGGCGATGACGCATTCCTTCTTCAACATCTCGTCGATTCTGTCGACGACGGGGTTCGCCAGCGAGGATTACACGCTGTGGGGGCCGTTCCTCATCGTGCTGGCCTTCTTCATCACCTTCCTTGGTGGTTGCTCCGGCTCGACAGCCGGCGGCATCAAGGCCTATCGTCTCGTGGTCATCTTCAACGTCATCCGGGCAGGAGCAAAACGGCTGATCTATCCGAATGCGATCTACCCGGTGCGCTACGGCAACGCGACGGTCGACCCGGACGTGTTGCGCGGCATCTTCCTGTTCGTCAGCCTCTACGTGCTGCTGTGGGCTTTCGGCAGCCTGTGCATGGCGATGCTCGGTTACGACGTCATCACGTCGATTTCGGCGGTCATCACCTGCCTTTCCAACGTCGGCCCGGGAATCGGCGACATCATCGGTCCTGCGGGTAACTTTTCGACCCTCTCGACACCGGCGCTCTGCCTTCTGACGCTGATGATGCTGCTGGGGCGTCTGGAAATCCTGACCGTGCTCGTGCTGATCACACCGATCTTCTGGCGCCGCTGA
- a CDS encoding LysR family transcriptional regulator, translating into MDANPTLDQLQVFLAVAETGSFTGASRQMNRAQSVISYTIGNLEAQLEVSLFDRNGSRQTKLTEAGKALLADSRRILSDLQVMRARAKALKQGLEAEVTLAISNMVPTDAIVDTLAEFGSRYPAVSLSLNSGELGMVMDLVLSGKASVGVGGALLRPEDTLTVQKIGHSYMIPVAAAEHPLAKLGRPLMRADVREEVQLVVTDASGITHGRNFNVLSYKVWRVSDIATKHQLIRGGLGWGGLPAALVREDLASGRLRALEIDAYETSEYPLYAIRRIANPPGPATQWLIEALTTRLSRCPSRESFNDILKGIISFDHKVAAE; encoded by the coding sequence ATGGATGCGAACCCGACACTGGACCAGTTGCAGGTTTTTCTGGCTGTGGCAGAGACCGGCAGCTTCACGGGTGCGTCGCGGCAGATGAACCGGGCGCAGTCTGTGATCAGCTACACGATCGGCAATCTCGAGGCGCAGCTTGAGGTCTCACTGTTCGACCGCAACGGGTCACGCCAGACGAAACTGACGGAGGCCGGTAAGGCGCTGCTCGCCGATAGCCGCCGGATTCTCTCCGATCTGCAGGTGATGCGGGCTCGCGCCAAAGCCTTGAAGCAGGGCCTGGAGGCGGAGGTCACGCTTGCGATCAGCAATATGGTTCCCACCGATGCCATCGTCGATACGCTCGCCGAATTTGGCAGCCGTTATCCGGCAGTCTCGCTCAGCCTGAATTCCGGCGAGCTCGGTATGGTGATGGACCTGGTGCTGAGTGGCAAGGCGTCGGTCGGTGTCGGAGGGGCTCTGCTGCGGCCCGAAGATACGCTGACGGTCCAGAAGATCGGCCATTCCTACATGATCCCTGTCGCCGCCGCCGAGCATCCGCTTGCCAAGCTCGGCAGGCCGTTGATGCGGGCCGATGTGCGCGAAGAGGTCCAGCTTGTCGTCACCGATGCCTCGGGCATCACGCATGGTCGGAACTTCAACGTCCTGTCCTACAAGGTCTGGCGGGTCAGCGATATCGCCACGAAACACCAGCTGATCCGTGGCGGGCTTGGTTGGGGAGGGCTGCCGGCGGCGCTGGTGCGCGAGGATCTGGCGAGTGGCCGGCTGCGGGCGCTTGAGATCGATGCTTACGAAACCAGCGAATATCCCTTGTATGCCATTCGTCGGATCGCAAACCCGCCAGGCCCCGCGACGCAGTGGCTGATCGAGGCGCTGACCACAAGACTGAGCCGATGTCCAAGTCGTGAAAGCTTCAACGACATATTGAAGGGCATTATCTCGTTCGACCATAAAGTCGCGGCGGAGTAG
- a CDS encoding Crp/Fnr family transcriptional regulator, with product MQLNRLLSLLPEQVILQLKAVGELVHLDKGEILVRSGTAVTHVYFPVSGIASVVAVSALGKRAEAGLVGREGYSPAVAIAGAEDAHSDVIMQIAGRGWRFPIAAFERLQQEEPVLQQLMVRALLAFNAQVAATALSNAVHSVEERLTRWLLMCHDRVDGNEIALTHDFIALMLAVRRPSVTSALHVLEGHGFIRSERGRITIRNRVAMEQFARDAYGKAEGDYRRLMRLSFRDADLATA from the coding sequence ATGCAATTAAATCGCCTGTTGTCCCTCCTGCCGGAGCAGGTCATTCTGCAGCTCAAGGCGGTTGGGGAACTCGTGCATCTCGACAAGGGCGAGATACTCGTCCGGTCGGGCACTGCGGTCACGCATGTCTATTTTCCCGTCTCCGGCATCGCCTCGGTGGTCGCCGTGTCGGCCTTGGGCAAGCGGGCTGAAGCGGGGCTGGTCGGGCGCGAGGGCTATTCGCCCGCCGTCGCCATCGCCGGAGCAGAAGATGCGCATAGTGACGTGATCATGCAGATCGCGGGACGGGGCTGGCGGTTTCCCATCGCCGCCTTCGAGCGACTGCAGCAGGAAGAACCGGTCCTCCAGCAGCTGATGGTGAGGGCGTTGCTCGCCTTCAATGCCCAGGTCGCCGCAACGGCTCTGTCGAATGCGGTGCACAGCGTCGAGGAGAGGCTGACGCGCTGGTTGCTCATGTGCCACGACAGGGTCGATGGCAACGAGATCGCTTTGACGCATGACTTCATCGCTTTGATGCTGGCGGTGCGGCGTCCCAGCGTCACTTCCGCACTGCATGTGCTCGAAGGCCACGGTTTCATTCGGTCGGAGCGCGGGCGCATCACCATCCGCAATCGTGTGGCGATGGAACAGTTTGCCCGGGATGCCTATGGCAAGGCCGAGGGTGATTATCGCCGCCTGATGCGGCTGTCGTTCAGGGATGCCGATCTCGCCACCGCCTGA
- the amt gene encoding ammonium transporter — translation MGDTAFSAELPNATTFNVDLTWLMAAAGLVMLMQVGFLLLEAGMVRSKNSINVAQKNLLDFVFGVVGFAAIGFMLAFGRSAGLPFGWDADFYFLRNLDSWESGFFVFQMMFCGTAATIVSGAVAERMRLSVYVFGSVFLSALIYPVFVHWAWGSALTEQTSAFLGALGFVDFAGSTVVHATGGWVSLAACLVIGPRIDRFDEAGRPIRIAGHNPVLSTTGAFLLFIGWIGFNGGSTLHANADIAPIIMNTVLAGGMGTCVGYLIGYFQDGAILPEKSNGGMLGGLVAVTAGCHLLEPGGALMIGAIGGAVALFGNAFIESRLKIDDAVGAIGIHALAGVVGTLGVALLAPVENLPTGGRLAQLYIQAVGVGINFYWAFGLGYAFFWVLSRTMNLRVTAEDEEAGLNTAEHATRLGVGHVEDAIADLLDGQADLEKRLTVVRGDESERLTRLFNRLMDNVEQDERNRVELLELKRNQEEAERVAALANTTFEAIVIHIDGWIVDGNQQLENLIGLPLSEIAGRPLSDFLDSGTGPDLQTLMTLNDDSIHEVMLLQNEGGHIPVQVRGRDIRYRNEKARIGCLVDLRERKEAERRIRFMALHDPLTELPNRTLFSERLDSLVNWADRGARCGVVLVDIDHFKDINDIHGHQAGDVVIREVGLRLQAQAGPTDVVARLGGDEFAVILTKAAFASQLEDFAHRVLRAMAAPVIIGQGDKVHVGVSIGGALCPDHAGDAETLIGCADIALYKAKDGGRSTARIYKPGMNELIEKRRALETDLELALERGELELYLQPRIDTVTAQISGYEALVRWNHPVRGLIPPSDFIPVAEASGRIIPLGRWVVAEACRMLPHLGGRRISINVSPLQFRHTDFVSNLMDVLRSTRANPALIELEITESMLLDDDKRAVQILKDLKQVGFSIALDDFGTGYSSLSYLSRYPFDSIKIDRSFVSNVDASEKEQAIIRTIIGLGASLGMKIVAEGVERIEEALFLCEAGCDELQGYLLGRPVPFQERIIKVEAATATKMVSVAAPDARRSAEVNDVVAMARRY, via the coding sequence ATGGGCGACACTGCGTTTTCAGCGGAATTGCCGAACGCAACGACGTTCAACGTCGATCTGACCTGGTTGATGGCGGCGGCGGGCCTGGTCATGTTGATGCAGGTCGGTTTCCTGCTGCTCGAAGCGGGAATGGTCCGGTCGAAAAATTCGATCAACGTCGCGCAGAAGAACCTCCTCGATTTCGTCTTCGGGGTTGTCGGTTTTGCTGCCATCGGTTTCATGCTGGCCTTCGGCCGGTCCGCTGGCCTGCCGTTCGGCTGGGATGCGGACTTCTACTTTCTGAGGAACCTCGACTCCTGGGAGTCGGGTTTCTTCGTCTTCCAGATGATGTTTTGCGGCACGGCAGCCACCATCGTCTCCGGTGCCGTCGCCGAGCGGATGCGGCTCTCGGTCTACGTGTTCGGCTCCGTGTTCCTGTCGGCCTTGATCTATCCGGTCTTCGTGCACTGGGCCTGGGGGTCTGCCCTGACCGAGCAGACCTCGGCCTTTCTGGGCGCGCTCGGCTTTGTCGATTTTGCCGGTTCGACCGTCGTGCATGCGACCGGCGGCTGGGTGTCGCTGGCCGCCTGTCTGGTCATCGGCCCGCGGATCGACCGGTTTGATGAGGCCGGGCGGCCGATCCGGATTGCCGGTCACAATCCGGTTCTGTCGACCACCGGTGCCTTTCTCCTGTTCATCGGCTGGATCGGCTTCAATGGCGGGTCCACCCTGCATGCCAATGCGGATATCGCGCCGATCATCATGAACACCGTGCTCGCCGGGGGCATGGGAACCTGCGTCGGTTACCTGATCGGCTATTTTCAGGATGGCGCCATCCTGCCGGAAAAGTCGAATGGCGGCATGCTGGGCGGATTGGTGGCCGTGACCGCCGGCTGCCACCTGCTGGAGCCGGGAGGTGCTTTAATGATCGGCGCGATCGGCGGCGCCGTCGCCCTGTTCGGCAACGCCTTCATCGAGTCCCGGTTGAAGATTGACGATGCGGTTGGCGCCATCGGCATCCACGCCCTTGCGGGCGTTGTCGGAACGCTCGGGGTGGCCTTGCTCGCGCCGGTCGAAAATCTGCCGACCGGCGGGCGGCTGGCGCAGCTCTATATCCAGGCCGTTGGCGTCGGTATAAATTTCTATTGGGCGTTCGGCCTGGGTTACGCGTTCTTCTGGGTCCTGAGCCGGACGATGAACCTGCGGGTGACCGCAGAAGACGAAGAAGCGGGGCTCAACACCGCAGAACATGCCACGCGCCTCGGCGTCGGCCATGTGGAGGATGCGATTGCGGATCTGCTCGACGGGCAGGCGGATCTGGAGAAGCGGCTGACCGTGGTGCGCGGCGATGAATCGGAGCGCCTGACAAGGCTGTTCAATCGGCTGATGGACAATGTCGAACAGGATGAGCGCAACCGTGTCGAACTTCTGGAGCTGAAGCGGAACCAGGAGGAGGCCGAACGGGTGGCGGCCCTTGCCAACACCACGTTCGAAGCGATCGTCATCCACATCGACGGATGGATCGTTGATGGCAACCAGCAGCTGGAAAACCTGATCGGCCTGCCGCTCTCCGAGATCGCCGGGCGACCCTTGAGTGATTTTCTCGACAGCGGAACCGGGCCTGATCTTCAGACGCTGATGACGCTGAATGATGACAGCATCCACGAGGTGATGCTGTTGCAGAACGAGGGCGGCCATATTCCGGTGCAGGTGAGGGGGCGCGACATCCGCTACCGCAACGAAAAGGCGCGGATCGGCTGCCTCGTTGATCTGCGGGAGCGCAAGGAGGCGGAACGACGCATCCGTTTCATGGCGTTGCATGACCCGCTGACGGAGCTGCCGAACCGCACACTGTTTTCCGAGCGGCTGGACAGTCTCGTCAATTGGGCGGATCGCGGCGCCCGCTGCGGCGTGGTGCTTGTCGATATCGATCACTTCAAGGACATCAACGATATCCACGGCCATCAGGCGGGTGATGTGGTCATCCGGGAGGTCGGTTTGCGGCTGCAGGCGCAGGCGGGTCCCACCGATGTCGTCGCCCGTCTTGGGGGCGATGAATTTGCCGTCATCCTCACCAAGGCCGCCTTCGCGAGCCAGCTGGAGGATTTTGCCCACCGGGTGCTGCGGGCGATGGCGGCGCCCGTCATCATTGGCCAGGGCGACAAGGTGCATGTGGGCGTCAGCATTGGCGGCGCCCTGTGTCCGGATCATGCCGGCGATGCGGAAACGTTGATCGGTTGCGCCGACATTGCCCTTTACAAGGCCAAGGATGGCGGACGCAGTACCGCGCGGATCTACAAGCCCGGCATGAACGAACTCATCGAGAAGCGCCGTGCCCTGGAGACGGACCTGGAACTGGCGCTGGAGCGTGGGGAACTGGAGCTTTACCTCCAGCCGCGCATCGATACGGTGACGGCACAGATTTCCGGCTACGAGGCGCTGGTGCGCTGGAATCACCCCGTTCGGGGGCTGATCCCTCCGTCCGATTTCATTCCGGTCGCGGAAGCCTCGGGTCGCATTATTCCGCTCGGGCGCTGGGTAGTGGCGGAAGCCTGCCGGATGTTGCCGCATCTCGGCGGGCGCCGCATCAGCATCAATGTCAGCCCCCTGCAGTTCCGCCACACGGACTTTGTCTCCAACCTGATGGATGTGCTGCGCAGCACACGGGCAAATCCAGCGCTGATCGAACTGGAAATCACCGAAAGCATGCTGCTGGACGATGACAAGCGCGCCGTCCAGATCCTGAAGGATCTCAAGCAGGTCGGCTTTTCGATCGCGCTCGACGATTTCGGCACCGGCTATTCATCGCTCAGCTATCTGTCGCGTTATCCCTTCGATTCGATCAAGATCGACCGCAGCTTCGTGTCGAATGTCGATGCTTCGGAAAAGGAGCAGGCGATCATCCGCACCATTATCGGGCTTGGCGCCAGTCTGGGCATGAAGATCGTGGCGGAAGGCGTCGAGAGGATCGAGGAGGCCCTGTTCCTCTGCGAAGCCGGCTGCGATGAACTGCAAGGCTATCTGCTGGGACGCCCGGTTCCCTTCCAGGAGCGGATCATCAAGGTCGAGGCTGCGACCGCCACGAAGATGGTGTCCGTTGCGGCGCCGGATGCGCGCCGGAGCGCAGAGGTCAATGACGTGGTGGCGATGGCGCGTCGTTACTAA
- a CDS encoding FMN-dependent NADH-azoreductase: protein MSQILLVTSSPRGAESVSTKVATDLASALASASGATVTNRDLGTQPIAHLDTVTTSAIRKAPADRTPEEAAAAETSDRLIAELFAADQIVIGTGLINFNIYSGLKSWIDNIARAGITFRYSANGPEGLVTGKKVYIVLAAAGVYSDGPAATMNHAVPYLKTVLAFLGMTDVEVLYVEGLAFGPEAVEKAMAAAQSRTQELARAA from the coding sequence ATGTCTCAGATCCTTCTCGTAACCTCCAGCCCGCGCGGTGCCGAGTCCGTTTCCACCAAGGTCGCGACCGATCTCGCCTCTGCGCTGGCCAGTGCCAGCGGTGCCACCGTGACCAATCGCGACCTCGGCACCCAGCCGATCGCGCATCTCGATACCGTCACCACCTCCGCCATTCGCAAGGCTCCTGCTGACCGCACGCCGGAAGAAGCCGCTGCAGCCGAAACTTCGGACAGACTGATCGCCGAACTGTTTGCCGCCGACCAGATCGTCATCGGTACCGGCCTTATCAACTTCAACATCTATTCCGGCCTGAAGAGCTGGATCGACAATATTGCCCGCGCCGGCATCACCTTCCGCTACTCCGCCAACGGTCCGGAAGGTCTCGTCACCGGCAAGAAGGTTTACATCGTCCTGGCTGCCGCCGGCGTCTATTCCGATGGCCCGGCCGCCACGATGAACCATGCGGTTCCGTATCTCAAGACGGTCCTGGCCTTCCTCGGCATGACCGATGTGGAAGTTCTCTACGTGGAAGGTCTCGCTTTCGGTCCGGAAGCGGTCGAAAAGGCCATGGCAGCGGCACAGAGCCGCACGCAGGAACTGGCACGCGCAGCCTGA
- a CDS encoding response regulator, producing the protein MGLDVKHRFLIVEDSLLIAMDLEEAVTRAGHEVVGIAPDMMVALNYAPEADIAFVDVRLADGETGPRLARMLVERGLLVIFVTGNPMLVEGRDAGALGVIPKPLTHQAAADVIDFVIDWKNGRRRQPPARLRLFQPISSTFA; encoded by the coding sequence ATGGGGTTGGATGTGAAGCACCGATTTCTCATCGTTGAGGACAGTCTCCTCATCGCCATGGATCTGGAGGAAGCGGTGACGCGCGCCGGCCACGAGGTGGTCGGCATTGCGCCGGACATGATGGTTGCGCTGAACTACGCACCGGAGGCCGACATCGCCTTCGTCGACGTGCGACTGGCCGATGGGGAAACCGGTCCGCGGCTGGCACGCATGCTGGTGGAACGGGGTCTGCTCGTCATCTTCGTCACCGGTAATCCGATGCTGGTCGAAGGGCGCGATGCCGGTGCGCTGGGTGTGATCCCCAAACCGCTGACCCATCAGGCTGCGGCCGATGTCATCGATTTTGTCATCGACTGGAAAAATGGTCGCCGACGGCAACCGCCGGCACGGCTCAGGCTGTTCCAGCCGATCAGTTCGACCTTCGCCTGA
- a CDS encoding competence/damage-inducible protein A has product MNSAIVTAAILAIGDELLSGRTKDKNIGHLADVLLLAGIDLKEVRIVADEEEAIVEALNALRTRFTYVFTSGGIGPTHDDITADAVSKAFGLPCEHDAEAMQLLGEMYARREMEFTEARQRMARMPRGARHIPNPVSTAPGFIVENVYVMAGVPQVFQAMVDNILPELKTGSRMLTRALPCPYGEGDIGTLLGAVQKAHPDTSIGSYPKYDGQRFSTELVVRARDEAVLNAAADAILAMIGEITAAKAAESHPGPEA; this is encoded by the coding sequence ATGAATTCCGCTATTGTAACCGCCGCCATTCTTGCGATCGGCGACGAACTCCTGTCCGGCCGCACGAAGGACAAGAATATCGGGCATCTGGCGGATGTTCTTCTGCTGGCGGGCATTGATCTGAAGGAAGTCCGCATCGTGGCGGACGAGGAAGAGGCAATTGTCGAGGCGCTGAACGCGCTGCGCACCCGCTTCACCTATGTCTTCACCTCCGGCGGCATCGGGCCGACGCATGACGACATCACGGCCGATGCCGTGTCAAAGGCGTTCGGCCTGCCCTGCGAACATGATGCCGAGGCCATGCAGCTTCTGGGCGAGATGTATGCGCGCCGCGAGATGGAGTTTACAGAAGCCCGCCAGCGCATGGCGAGGATGCCGCGGGGTGCGCGGCATATTCCTAACCCCGTCTCCACGGCACCGGGTTTCATCGTCGAGAACGTCTATGTGATGGCCGGCGTGCCGCAGGTGTTCCAGGCGATGGTCGACAACATCCTTCCGGAGTTGAAGACCGGCAGCCGCATGCTGACGAGAGCCCTGCCCTGCCCCTATGGCGAAGGCGATATCGGCACGCTGCTCGGCGCCGTGCAGAAGGCGCATCCGGACACCAGCATCGGGTCCTATCCGAAATATGACGGCCAGCGGTTTTCGACGGAACTGGTGGTGCGGGCCCGCGATGAGGCGGTGCTCAATGCTGCAGCCGATGCCATCCTTGCCATGATCGGCGAGATCACGGCAGCGAAGGCGGCGGAGAGCCACCCCGGCCCGGAGGCCTGA
- a CDS encoding HlyU family transcriptional regulator, translated as MASIISKFFSMLSGGGAAPKAEAKVEPQEHAGCRIFAEPMREGSQIRLAGRIEKDVDGRTLVRTFVRADMFTAMDDALDCTFRKGRQIIDQNGASLFGDGQENRPA; from the coding sequence ATGGCGTCGATAATCTCGAAATTCTTTTCCATGCTGTCCGGCGGCGGTGCCGCACCGAAGGCCGAAGCCAAGGTGGAGCCGCAGGAGCATGCGGGCTGCCGGATTTTTGCCGAACCGATGCGGGAGGGCTCGCAGATCCGCCTCGCCGGCCGCATCGAGAAGGATGTCGATGGCAGGACGCTGGTGCGCACCTTCGTGCGTGCCGACATGTTCACCGCCATGGATGACGCGCTCGACTGCACCTTCCGCAAGGGCCGCCAGATCATCGATCAGAACGGCGCCTCCCTGTTCGGCGACGGCCAGGAAAACCGCCCGGCCTGA